A section of the Bacteroidales bacterium genome encodes:
- a CDS encoding DUF3788 domain-containing protein: MATSYFEDKALEPRDKDMEVALGSTYRLFEEIFRYLVDTYEDIHPEWKHYGKKIGWQLKLFKGKRNIMFIVPFEGHFIVYFSFGDKAVQQVMESNLSNELKTELQNAKKYMEGRGINLPITENTENIDHIIKLIEIKINS, translated from the coding sequence ATGGCAACAAGTTATTTTGAAGATAAAGCACTTGAACCCCGGGATAAGGATATGGAAGTTGCGCTTGGTTCAACTTACCGTTTATTTGAGGAAATTTTCAGGTATCTCGTCGATACATATGAAGATATCCATCCGGAATGGAAGCATTACGGTAAAAAAATAGGATGGCAACTAAAACTATTTAAAGGAAAAAGAAACATCATGTTTATTGTTCCTTTTGAGGGACATTTTATTGTTTACTTTTCTTTCGGAGATAAAGCAGTTCAGCAGGTGATGGAAAGTAATCTGTCGAATGAACTGAAAACTGAATTACAAAATGCAAAAAAATACATGGAAGGCCGGGGAATAAACCTTCCCATAACAGAGAACACTGAAAATATTGATCATATAATAAAATTAATAGAAATAAAAATCAACAGTTAA